CCTGGTAGTTCATCGACGCGTCGTAGATGAACGCCTGGGGGCCGCCCTCCTGGGTGAAGTCGCGGGTGAAGCCACCCTCGATCTGCTGACCGTCGTTGACGGCCTTGACCATCTCGTTCTTCAGGCGGATGTTCGCGAACGTGCCGCGGATCATCACCTCGTGGTTGCCGCGGCGCGAGCCGAACGAGTTGAAGTCCTTCTGGCGCACGCCGTGCTCCTCGAGGTACTTCGCCGCCGGGGTGCCGGCCTTGATGTTGCCCGCGGGCGAGATGTGGTCGGTGGTGACCGAGTCGCCGAGGGTCGCCAGCACGCGCGCGCCGGTGATGTCGGTGACGGGCGCCGGGGTGAGCTCCATGCCGTCGAAGTACGGCGCCTTGCGGACGTACGTCGACTTCTCGTCCCACTCGAAGATCGGGCCGGTGGGGGTCGGCAGGCTCGTCCAGCGCTCGTCGCCGTCGAACACGGTGGCGTACTGCTTGATGAACTGGTCGCGCGAGATCGACGAGTCGATGATCTCCTGCACCTCTTCGGGCGCCGGCCAGATGTCCTTCAGGAACACGTCGTTGCCGTCGGCATCCTGACCCAGCGCGTCGGCCTCGAAGTCGAAGTGCATCGAGCCGGCCAGTGCATAGGCGACGACCAGCGGCGGGCTGGCGAGATAGTTCATCTTCACGTCGGGGCTGATGCGACCCTCGAAGTTGCGGTTGCCCGAGAGCACAGCGGTGACGGCCAGATCGTGGTCGTTGATCGCGGCCGAGACCTCGTCGATCAGCGGACCCGAGTTGCCGATGCAGATCGTGCAGCCGTAGCCGACGGTGTAGAAGCCGAGACCCTCGAGGTCCTTGTCGAGGCCGGACTTCTCGTAGTAGTCGGTGACGACCTTCGAGCCCGGGCCGAGCGTGGTCTTGACCCACGGCTTCTGCTTCAGGCCCTTCTCGCGCGCCTTGCGGGCGAGAAGACCGGCGGCGATCATCACCGACGGGTTCGAGGTGTTCGTGCACGAGGTGATGGCGGCGAGGGTGACCGCGCCGTTGTCGAGGATGTAGTCCAGTCCCTCGGGGGTGGTCACCTTGATCGGCTTGGAGGCGTTCGCCGGCGCACCGCTGTTGATGTGCACGGGGCGGGTGGTCGGCTCCTCCTCGCCGGGAACGGCGCCCGGGTCGGATGCCGGGAAGGAGTGCTTCGACTCGAGATCGACGATGTCGTCGCTGGTGGACGCCGTCGCGTAGTTGACGATGTCCTTCTCGAACTGCTCCTTGGCCTCGGAGAGGAGGATGCGGTCCTGCGGGCGCTTCGGGCCTGCGATTGAGGGCACCACGGTCGACAGGTCGAGCTCCATGTACTCGGAGTACGACGGCTCGACGGCCGGGTCGTGCCACAGGCCCTGAGCCTTGGCGTACTGCTCGACCAGGTCGACGGCCTGCTCGTCGCGGCCGGTCAGGCGCAGGTACTCGAGGGTGACGTCGTCGATCGGGAAGATCGCGGCGGTCGAACCGAACTCGGGCGACATGTTGCCGATGGTGGCGCGGTTGGCGAGCGGCACGGAAGCCACACCGGCGCCGTAGAACTCGACGAACTTGCCGACCACGCCGTGCTGGCGCAGCAGGTCGGTGATCGTGAGCACCACGTCGGTCGCGGTGACGCCGGCTGGGATCTCGCCGGTGAGCTTGAAGCCGACCACGCGCGGGATGAGCATCGACACGGGCTGGCCGAGCATCGCGGCCTCGGCCTCGATGCCGCCCACGCCCCAGCCGAGCACGCCCAGGCCGTTGACCATGGTGGTGTGCGAGTCGGTGCCCACGCAGGTGTCGGGGTAGGCGCGCAGCACGCCGTCGACGTTGCGGTCGTAGATGACCTTGGCCAGGTGCTCGATGTTCACCTGGTGCACGATGCCGGTGCCCGGGGGGACGACCTTGAAGTCGTCGAACGCGGTCTGGCCCCAGCGCAGGAACTGGTAGCGCTCGCCGTTGCGCTGGTACTCGATCTCGACGTTCCGCTCGATCGCGTCGGGGCGGCCGAACAGGTCGGCGATGACGGAGTGGTCGATGACCATCTCGGCGGGCGAGAGCGGGTTGATCCTGCTCGGGTCGCCGCCGAGGGCGGTGACGGCCTCGCGCATGGTGGCGAGGTCGACGATGCAGGGCACACCGGTGAAGTCCTGCATCACCACGCGGGCCGGCGTGAACTGGATCTCGGTGTCGGGCTCAGCCGACGGGTCCCAGGAGCCGAGCGCCTCGATCTGCGCCTTGGTCACGTTCGCGCCGTCCTCGGTGCGCAGCAGGTTCTCGAGGAGGACCTTCAGGCTGAAGGGGAGCTTCTCGTAGCCGGCGACCGTGTCGACGCGGAAGATCTCGTAGTCGGTGCTGCCGACCGTCAGGGTGCTCTTCGCACCGAAGCTGTTCACCGTGGACACGTATCCGTCTCCTTCTGAATCTGATGGAAGCGACAGGCGGTTCCATCTTGCTCGCCGATCGAGCGTCGCGGCTAGCAAGGCACGCCTTACCAGTGTGCGCCGCGTCCGCGCTCGGCAAAAGCCCGAAATTTATCTTGATGTCGAGATAAATCTAGCAGAGGGGCCGAAGCACCGGGTCATCCGGCGCGCGGGTACAGCGCGCGGACGACCAGCCAGGTGACGGCGACCATCGGCGCGAACAGGGGCAGGCCCATCACGAGCTTGAGTGTGCCCAGCAGAGTCACCTGATCGGTGAGGTACAGCGGCAGCTGCACGCTCAGACGCAGCAGGAACAGCACACCCCAGGCGATGCCGAGCCAGAAGAACGCACGGCGCTTGCGGCGGTCGGCCCTCCAGGCCGTCCCCTCCCCCATCAGGAAGCCCGCTGCCAGGCCGATCAGCGACCAGCCGATCAGCGCGGCGAGGATCATCGCCGTGCCGTACACGGCGTTGGTGATCAGTCCGGGGACGAAGTTGTCGGCACCGCGGCCGGTCCACAGGGCGAGCATCGCTGCGGCTCCCGCGGCGATGAGTCCGCCCAGCGCAGCCGACGGCGGGGACTTCTGCACGAGCCGGACGATGGTGAACACCGCGGCGAGGCCGACCGAGACGCCGAGCGAGAGCACGAGCGGCTCGGGGAAGAGGGTGAAGAGGATGACGAAG
This is a stretch of genomic DNA from Microbacterium sp. YJN-G. It encodes these proteins:
- a CDS encoding aconitate hydratase, translated to MSTVNSFGAKSTLTVGSTDYEIFRVDTVAGYEKLPFSLKVLLENLLRTEDGANVTKAQIEALGSWDPSAEPDTEIQFTPARVVMQDFTGVPCIVDLATMREAVTALGGDPSRINPLSPAEMVIDHSVIADLFGRPDAIERNVEIEYQRNGERYQFLRWGQTAFDDFKVVPPGTGIVHQVNIEHLAKVIYDRNVDGVLRAYPDTCVGTDSHTTMVNGLGVLGWGVGGIEAEAAMLGQPVSMLIPRVVGFKLTGEIPAGVTATDVVLTITDLLRQHGVVGKFVEFYGAGVASVPLANRATIGNMSPEFGSTAAIFPIDDVTLEYLRLTGRDEQAVDLVEQYAKAQGLWHDPAVEPSYSEYMELDLSTVVPSIAGPKRPQDRILLSEAKEQFEKDIVNYATASTSDDIVDLESKHSFPASDPGAVPGEEEPTTRPVHINSGAPANASKPIKVTTPEGLDYILDNGAVTLAAITSCTNTSNPSVMIAAGLLARKAREKGLKQKPWVKTTLGPGSKVVTDYYEKSGLDKDLEGLGFYTVGYGCTICIGNSGPLIDEVSAAINDHDLAVTAVLSGNRNFEGRISPDVKMNYLASPPLVVAYALAGSMHFDFEADALGQDADGNDVFLKDIWPAPEEVQEIIDSSISRDQFIKQYATVFDGDERWTSLPTPTGPIFEWDEKSTYVRKAPYFDGMELTPAPVTDITGARVLATLGDSVTTDHISPAGNIKAGTPAAKYLEEHGVRQKDFNSFGSRRGNHEVMIRGTFANIRLKNEMVKAVNDGQQIEGGFTRDFTQEGGPQAFIYDASMNYQDQGTPLVIFGGKEYGSGSSRDWAAKGTNLLGVKAVITESFERIHRSNLIGMGVVPLQFPAGETWASLGLDGTEIVSIEGLTQLNEGVTPKTVKVTATPSEFSAEGREPITFDAVVRIDTPGEADYYRNGGILQYVLRSLV
- a CDS encoding DUF3159 domain-containing protein, with product MTQPHDPAAEDGRDEPRPSELIGAALGGAARRAGFSDDSGRSTQTVVWGAMGGWRGILESVLPSLAFVILFTLFPEPLVLSLGVSVGLAAVFTIVRLVQKSPPSAALGGLIAAGAAAMLALWTGRGADNFVPGLITNAVYGTAMILAALIGWSLIGLAAGFLMGEGTAWRADRRKRRAFFWLGIAWGVLFLLRLSVQLPLYLTDQVTLLGTLKLVMGLPLFAPMVAVTWLVVRALYPRAG